A region from the Actinomycetota bacterium genome encodes:
- a CDS encoding pyridoxal phosphate-dependent aminotransferase has translation MTSEKPRISARIDAIAESATLAVDAKAKALKAAGRPVIGFGAGEPDFPTPDYIVQAAVEACRDPKWHRYTPAAGIPELKSAVAEKTLRDSGYSVDASQVLITNGGKQALYNAFATLLDPGDEVLLPAPYWTTYPESIRLAGGVPVEILTDEATGYRTSVAQLDAALTPKTKVLVFVSPSNPTGAVYSPAEVEAIGQWAVEKGLWVVTDEIYEHLVYGEAEFSSMPVLVPDLADKCVVVNGVAKTYAMTGWRVGWMIGPNDIVKAATNLQSHATSNVANVSQIAALAAVSGDLSAVHEMKVAFNRRRLLITSMLNEISGVTCPEPEGAFYVYPSVKEILGRTINGKVAKTSAELAALILDEVEVAVVPGEAFGTPGYLRLSYALGDADLTEGITRIQNLLK, from the coding sequence GTGACTTCCGAAAAACCAAGAATTTCTGCCCGAATTGATGCAATTGCCGAATCAGCCACTTTAGCCGTAGATGCCAAGGCTAAAGCGCTTAAGGCTGCTGGCCGGCCAGTGATCGGCTTTGGTGCTGGCGAGCCCGACTTTCCAACGCCCGATTACATTGTGCAGGCGGCGGTTGAAGCATGTCGTGATCCAAAATGGCATCGCTACACACCAGCGGCTGGAATTCCAGAATTAAAAAGTGCGGTCGCGGAAAAAACTTTGCGTGACTCCGGTTATTCAGTCGATGCAAGTCAGGTTTTGATCACAAATGGCGGAAAGCAAGCTTTATACAATGCGTTCGCCACTTTGCTAGATCCTGGCGATGAGGTTTTGCTACCAGCGCCATATTGGACTACCTATCCAGAATCTATCCGCCTAGCTGGTGGAGTGCCAGTAGAAATTTTGACTGACGAAGCAACTGGGTATCGCACATCCGTAGCTCAACTAGATGCAGCATTGACTCCCAAGACTAAAGTTTTAGTTTTTGTTTCGCCGAGTAACCCAACTGGTGCGGTTTACTCCCCTGCCGAAGTTGAAGCAATTGGTCAGTGGGCTGTTGAAAAAGGTCTGTGGGTCGTCACCGATGAAATTTACGAACACTTGGTTTATGGTGAAGCTGAGTTTTCCTCAATGCCTGTTTTAGTTCCAGACCTTGCAGATAAGTGTGTCGTTGTAAATGGAGTTGCCAAAACTTATGCGATGACTGGCTGGCGTGTGGGGTGGATGATTGGTCCTAACGACATCGTTAAGGCCGCAACTAATCTGCAATCACACGCAACTTCAAATGTGGCTAACGTCTCACAGATTGCGGCACTTGCTGCAGTTTCAGGAGATCTTTCCGCAGTTCATGAGATGAAAGTTGCATTTAACCGCCGACGCCTTCTGATTACTTCAATGCTTAATGAGATCTCTGGAGTAACTTGTCCGGAACCTGAAGGTGCTTTCTATGTCTACCCTTCGGTAAAAGAAATTTTGGGTCGCACGATCAACGGCAAAGTGGCGAAAACCTCTGCCGAACTTGCTGCCCTGATTTTGGACGAAGTAGAAGTAGCCGTAGTTCCTGGCGAAGCTTTCGGCACGCCAGGTTACCTGCGCTTGTCTTATGCATTGGGTGATGCCGATTTAACTGAAGGCATTACTCGAATTCAAAACTTGCTAAAGTAA
- a CDS encoding tyrosine-protein kinase family protein — translation MKAILSLGNVNWEPELAAAFSHPSSKIRISRRCVDGVDALSAVQVHQIDLVIVGDASLRFDSSVLAKLSEQAVEVVAITTTPELWLNAGLTKFIALDLRNLSSVPQQILGALSESRSTPEEYVPTRKMFCVASFGGGVGRSFIARELALAISKLAGSVALVEADNYGPSLIQDLNLPSTTKDLLDVTQSSLGSTAEGWTIPPLAIVEPNLAAIPGLTDVSDWVQLRSPQLEKLWQALRHEYTVLVDVGPVFTSLEADSYPGFNHRDLPIQTVLAGSKNLIFCASANNVSVSRLIGGLIEHESNLRNYEISVVLNRCRSDKVANDFSALVQRHTRVSNIVTLVDDPDAVTSSELTCDFFGKHLPKHPITRKLESFAQKISTNQLVTNPNFASRVIHQLDAA, via the coding sequence ATGAAAGCAATACTTTCGCTTGGAAATGTTAACTGGGAACCAGAACTTGCCGCTGCTTTCAGTCATCCGTCTTCAAAAATAAGAATTTCTCGACGTTGCGTGGATGGTGTAGATGCCTTATCTGCGGTCCAGGTGCACCAAATTGATTTGGTTATAGTTGGCGATGCCAGCCTACGCTTTGACTCGAGTGTTCTGGCCAAATTATCTGAACAAGCAGTTGAAGTAGTCGCAATCACGACTACACCCGAACTCTGGCTCAATGCTGGACTAACGAAATTTATCGCATTGGATTTAAGGAATTTATCCAGTGTGCCACAACAGATTTTGGGCGCACTATCTGAATCCCGATCTACGCCCGAGGAGTATGTGCCGACCAGAAAAATGTTTTGCGTTGCCAGTTTTGGCGGTGGAGTCGGACGTTCATTCATTGCGCGAGAGTTAGCCTTGGCCATTTCCAAACTGGCAGGTAGCGTTGCCCTAGTTGAAGCTGACAACTATGGTCCCTCACTAATTCAAGACCTGAATTTGCCAAGCACCACAAAAGATTTACTTGATGTTACCCAGTCAAGCCTGGGAAGTACGGCTGAAGGCTGGACAATCCCACCGCTGGCAATTGTTGAACCAAACTTGGCGGCTATTCCAGGACTTACCGACGTTTCAGACTGGGTACAGTTGCGCAGTCCACAACTTGAAAAACTGTGGCAAGCACTTCGGCACGAATACACCGTGCTAGTAGATGTCGGCCCGGTATTCACTTCACTTGAAGCAGACAGTTACCCCGGATTCAATCATCGCGATTTACCAATCCAAACCGTGCTCGCCGGGTCAAAAAATTTGATTTTCTGCGCATCGGCAAACAACGTTTCAGTTTCCCGGCTTATCGGCGGGTTGATTGAGCACGAATCAAATTTGCGAAATTACGAAATCTCTGTGGTGTTAAATCGTTGTCGCAGCGACAAGGTCGCGAATGATTTTTCAGCTCTGGTGCAACGTCATACGAGAGTTAGCAACATCGTGACCTTAGTCGATGATCCAGATGCCGTGACGAGTAGTGAATTGACCTGTGACTTTTTCGGCAAACACCTGCCTAAGCACCCGATTACTCGAAAGTTAGAAAGTTTTGCGCAAAAGATTTCAACAAACCAATTAGTTACTAACCCAAACTTTGCATCCAGGGTGATTCACCAATTAGATGCCGCCTAG
- a CDS encoding DNA-binding protein — MTPRFITLADVALILNIAPAQVYTLVRSGELPAIKIGARGQWRVEASELEKFILSQYKSTAEFVRNNPR, encoded by the coding sequence GTGACACCGAGATTTATCACACTTGCAGACGTAGCACTCATCCTCAACATTGCACCAGCGCAGGTCTATACATTGGTTAGGTCTGGCGAGTTACCTGCCATCAAAATTGGAGCCCGCGGCCAGTGGCGAGTTGAGGCCAGTGAGCTGGAAAAATTTATTTTGAGTCAGTACAAAAGTACTGCCGAATTTGTAAGGAACAATCCGCGTTAA
- the secA gene encoding preprotein translocase subunit SecA codes for MKLVDKILRAGEGKMIRTLESIAKQVNAIEDHISALSDDQLRAMTGELKQRHAQGESLDDLMPEAFAVVREAAKRTLGQRHYDVQLMGGAALHLGNIAEMRTGEGKTLVSTLPAYLNALSGKGVHIVTVNDYLAERDSQWMGRVHRFLGLSVGCILADMSPPDRRIAYAADITYGTNNEFGFDYLRDNMSWDSESRVQRGYNFAVVDEVDSILIDEARTPLIISGPADLPTKWYGDFARLVPRLVRDQDYEVDEKKRTVGILDSGVSKVENWLGIDNLYESANTPLVGYLNNALKAENLFKRDRDYVVMQGEVMIVDEHTGRILSGRRYNEGMHQAIEAKEGVEIQNENQTLATITLQNYFRMYEKLGGMTGTAMTEAAEFNQIYKLNVLPIPTNKPMLRIDQPDLVYRSEQAKYQAVIDDIVERNKAGQPVLVGTTSVEKSELISGLLTRVGIKHEVLNAKQHAREAAIVAEAGRKGAVTVATNMAGRGTDIILGGNPEFRAAMALERQGLSPVENPEEYEAAWPAALSSAKAATETEHDEVVAAGGLYVLGTERHESRRIDNQLRGRSGRQGDPGESRFYLSLEDDLMRLFQGERVNGFLQRFNVPDDVPIEASMVTKAILSAQTQFEAQNFEIRKNVLKYDEVLNLQRKVVYAERAQLLDGDDVQDQIATFVDETISAYIREATAEGYPEEWDLETLWTALGTLYPISISIEDLIAKSGGDASALDTEYILETVLEDAQSAYEKREAQLGLEVMRQLERNVVLSVLDRKWREHLYEMDYLQEGIGLRAMAQRDPLVEYQREGYDLFVAMMDSIKEETVGFVFNADVDVQFEDDDSEEPVTLIKGAEPQAPSRPLTYSAPSETGDVVAKAAPGSDAFANVGRNDECPCGSGRKFKKCHGDPANR; via the coding sequence GTGAAACTAGTTGACAAGATTCTTCGCGCTGGCGAAGGAAAAATGATTCGCACACTTGAATCCATCGCAAAACAGGTTAACGCTATTGAGGACCACATAAGCGCTTTGTCTGACGATCAACTGCGTGCCATGACCGGTGAACTCAAACAGCGACACGCGCAGGGTGAATCTCTAGACGACTTAATGCCCGAAGCATTTGCCGTAGTTCGCGAAGCCGCAAAACGTACTTTAGGTCAGCGTCATTACGATGTGCAGTTGATGGGTGGCGCCGCTCTACACCTTGGCAATATCGCGGAAATGCGAACTGGTGAAGGTAAGACCTTGGTCTCTACTTTGCCCGCATACTTAAATGCACTCTCGGGCAAGGGCGTGCACATTGTTACCGTCAACGACTATTTGGCAGAGCGCGACTCCCAGTGGATGGGTCGCGTTCATCGCTTTTTAGGTCTCAGCGTGGGTTGTATTTTGGCAGACATGAGTCCGCCGGATCGTCGGATAGCTTATGCCGCGGACATTACTTATGGCACAAACAATGAGTTTGGTTTTGATTACCTGCGCGACAACATGTCTTGGGATTCGGAATCAAGAGTCCAACGCGGCTACAACTTTGCGGTTGTTGATGAAGTCGACTCGATTCTGATTGATGAGGCTAGGACGCCACTGATTATTAGCGGACCAGCAGATCTACCTACAAAGTGGTACGGAGATTTTGCTCGACTCGTTCCACGACTTGTCCGGGACCAGGACTATGAAGTCGATGAAAAGAAGCGCACTGTTGGCATTTTGGATTCGGGTGTTTCTAAAGTGGAAAACTGGCTGGGGATCGACAACCTCTATGAATCAGCAAATACTCCGTTGGTTGGCTACTTAAACAATGCCTTAAAGGCAGAAAATCTATTTAAACGTGATCGTGACTATGTAGTCATGCAAGGCGAAGTCATGATTGTGGATGAGCACACTGGCCGTATTTTGTCGGGACGTCGCTACAACGAGGGAATGCACCAAGCGATTGAAGCTAAAGAAGGTGTTGAAATTCAAAATGAAAATCAAACCTTAGCCACAATCACCTTGCAGAATTATTTCCGAATGTACGAGAAGCTCGGGGGTATGACTGGTACTGCGATGACCGAAGCCGCAGAGTTTAATCAGATTTACAAACTAAATGTGTTGCCCATCCCAACCAATAAGCCGATGCTGCGTATTGATCAGCCAGATTTGGTCTACCGAAGTGAACAGGCAAAGTACCAAGCGGTTATTGATGACATCGTTGAACGCAACAAAGCAGGACAGCCAGTCCTGGTTGGCACCACCAGCGTGGAAAAGAGTGAATTAATCTCAGGACTACTAACCCGAGTCGGCATCAAACATGAGGTCTTGAATGCAAAGCAACACGCTCGAGAAGCCGCTATCGTGGCCGAAGCCGGCCGCAAAGGTGCAGTTACTGTTGCGACAAACATGGCTGGTCGTGGTACCGACATTATTTTGGGCGGTAATCCAGAATTTCGTGCGGCCATGGCACTGGAAAGACAAGGCTTAAGCCCAGTAGAAAATCCTGAAGAGTACGAAGCTGCTTGGCCAGCGGCACTTTCCAGCGCAAAAGCGGCAACGGAAACTGAGCATGATGAGGTTGTTGCTGCTGGGGGCCTTTATGTTTTAGGCACCGAACGTCATGAATCTCGACGCATTGATAATCAGTTGCGCGGACGTTCCGGTCGCCAAGGAGATCCTGGCGAGAGTCGCTTCTACTTATCCCTTGAAGATGACCTGATGCGCTTATTCCAGGGCGAGCGAGTAAACGGATTCTTGCAGCGATTCAATGTGCCCGATGATGTGCCAATTGAAGCCAGCATGGTAACCAAAGCAATCCTTTCCGCACAGACCCAATTTGAAGCGCAGAACTTCGAGATTAGAAAGAATGTTTTGAAGTACGACGAGGTGCTAAACCTGCAACGCAAGGTGGTCTATGCCGAACGTGCACAGTTGCTTGATGGTGATGACGTGCAAGATCAAATTGCTACTTTCGTTGACGAAACCATTTCGGCCTACATACGAGAAGCAACGGCCGAAGGGTATCCCGAAGAGTGGGATCTGGAAACGCTATGGACCGCCCTGGGCACCTTGTACCCAATCAGCATTTCAATAGAGGACTTGATTGCTAAGTCTGGTGGCGATGCATCAGCGTTGGATACCGAATACATCTTGGAAACAGTGCTCGAAGATGCGCAGTCAGCTTATGAAAAACGCGAAGCACAGTTAGGTCTTGAGGTAATGCGGCAACTTGAACGCAATGTAGTGCTTAGCGTGCTTGATCGAAAGTGGCGTGAACATCTCTACGAGATGGACTACCTACAAGAAGGAATCGGACTTCGAGCTATGGCTCAGCGCGATCCGCTTGTGGAATACCAGCGCGAAGGTTACGACTTGTTTGTGGCCATGATGGACAGCATCAAGGAAGAGACAGTGGGATTTGTATTTAATGCTGATGTTGATGTGCAGTTTGAAGACGATGACAGCGAAGAGCCAGTCACGCTGATTAAAGGAGCCGAACCGCAGGCACCGAGTCGTCCACTAACTTACTCAGCACCAAGCGAGACCGGAGATGTCGTTGCTAAAGCTGCGCCAGGATCAGACGCCTTTGCAAATGTTGGTCGCAATGACGAATGTCCATGTGGATCTGGGCGCAAGTTCAAGAAGTGCCACGGCGATCCAGCAAATCGATAA
- a CDS encoding SpoIID/LytB domain-containing protein, with amino-acid sequence MSRFRPLIALLLALTSVLANSTAEACVRRLVVTGAATSSPSASPSPSASAPMVPASFTLYGSGFGHGIGLSQYGAQGMAKEGATSAEIIEHYFPGASVSPKPMPSNLIVGLLQDRIPDSRRFISIRGESVGGKGRGLTITLSGQKIEVPNNSAVTFGVINNQVAAYGPNGIYKDAKGQNIVSDTAKVTWGKQIVGSKTSTVANVSSSSNSAVAVENLGGQCAINSCQQRYKYGYLTVTPFKGGTLNITNTLRLTDEYLFGLGEMPSSWLPAALESQAIAGRSYAYMKYQAKQVAPYRTQCACQIYATTVDQNFVGFAKEYATAGQNWVNAVKATTNQVALYQGQVIETFFSSSTGGFTQPIREAWGTSGYPWLTKVDDHWSKATSNPNAKWRTSITQSALVGKLRAAGINVKDVATFTVSDHYQSGAVSELTVVDSAGRVLVISSIPNMLNPAAPNISPSGLRSIFELKSTYVRSIAASSRRVTGALDNSPDVLQILNVQTWPPVSGLPGDTLTIAGNIKPVQMGVTVVLSDLTAGKWVPVATTKTDIAGSWTLAYPTVRAGTHKLRVLAKNSVSTIRTFSTDITLSASISILGNGKYKKLGSATLLTGQLTPAMKDITVYLYRKRDTGEWIRIAKTTTDELGKYKFIAKVGRQKGLIAFRVRASNPTLGVTFSEPRSFSVR; translated from the coding sequence ATGTCTAGGTTTCGCCCACTGATTGCGCTGTTGCTTGCGCTTACTTCAGTTTTGGCTAACAGTACCGCCGAAGCCTGCGTACGAAGGTTGGTCGTGACCGGAGCAGCAACCAGTTCTCCTTCAGCAAGCCCAAGTCCGAGTGCCAGTGCCCCAATGGTTCCAGCTTCTTTCACGCTATACGGCTCAGGATTTGGCCATGGAATAGGGCTGAGTCAGTACGGCGCCCAAGGAATGGCTAAGGAAGGTGCCACTTCCGCCGAAATCATTGAACATTATTTCCCTGGCGCATCGGTAAGCCCTAAGCCGATGCCTAGCAATTTAATTGTTGGGTTATTGCAGGATCGGATTCCAGACTCACGAAGGTTTATCTCAATTCGTGGCGAAAGTGTTGGCGGCAAAGGTCGTGGTTTAACTATTACGCTTTCGGGACAAAAGATTGAGGTGCCGAATAATTCCGCAGTCACATTCGGTGTTATCAACAATCAAGTTGCTGCTTATGGACCGAATGGAATTTACAAAGACGCAAAGGGACAAAACATTGTTTCAGATACGGCCAAAGTAACTTGGGGTAAGCAGATTGTCGGCAGTAAAACGTCTACTGTGGCAAATGTATCTTCGTCCAGTAATAGCGCGGTGGCCGTTGAAAATCTTGGCGGCCAATGTGCCATAAATAGCTGTCAACAAAGGTATAAATATGGATATCTGACAGTGACTCCGTTTAAAGGCGGGACACTGAACATTACTAATACGCTTCGACTAACTGATGAATATTTGTTCGGACTTGGCGAGATGCCATCATCATGGCTACCAGCGGCGCTTGAATCTCAGGCAATAGCCGGGCGCTCATATGCCTATATGAAGTACCAAGCCAAACAAGTTGCACCTTATCGGACGCAGTGCGCATGCCAAATTTATGCAACGACTGTTGATCAAAATTTTGTCGGCTTCGCGAAAGAGTATGCAACAGCCGGACAAAATTGGGTTAATGCGGTTAAGGCAACGACAAATCAAGTAGCGCTTTATCAAGGGCAAGTTATTGAAACTTTCTTTTCTTCGTCTACAGGCGGATTTACCCAGCCAATCAGGGAAGCGTGGGGCACTAGCGGCTATCCGTGGCTCACAAAGGTTGATGATCATTGGTCTAAGGCAACTTCAAACCCAAATGCCAAGTGGCGAACTTCAATTACTCAATCAGCTTTAGTTGGCAAATTGCGGGCAGCAGGAATCAACGTTAAAGATGTAGCAACTTTCACAGTTTCCGATCATTACCAGAGCGGTGCGGTCAGTGAGTTAACAGTTGTTGATTCAGCTGGTCGAGTGCTTGTGATTAGTTCGATTCCAAATATGCTCAACCCAGCCGCGCCAAACATTAGCCCGTCTGGCTTGCGCAGCATCTTTGAATTGAAGTCGACTTATGTGCGAAGTATCGCAGCTAGTTCTCGTAGAGTGACCGGTGCCTTGGACAACTCCCCTGATGTACTTCAGATTCTCAATGTCCAGACTTGGCCACCAGTCTCGGGGCTGCCGGGCGACACTTTAACTATTGCTGGAAATATAAAACCGGTGCAGATGGGCGTAACTGTTGTGCTTTCCGACTTAACTGCTGGAAAGTGGGTTCCAGTGGCTACCACCAAAACAGACATTGCGGGCTCATGGACACTCGCCTACCCGACAGTACGGGCCGGAACTCATAAGTTACGGGTCTTAGCCAAGAATTCGGTCAGCACTATACGCACTTTCAGTACAGACATCACACTTAGTGCATCAATATCAATTTTGGGTAATGGGAAGTATAAGAAGCTGGGTTCAGCTACTTTGCTAACGGGGCAATTAACACCAGCGATGAAAGACATTACGGTTTACCTTTATCGCAAACGGGATACAGGTGAATGGATCCGGATTGCCAAGACCACGACAGATGAGCTTGGAAAGTACAAATTCATCGCCAAGGTTGGACGACAAAAGGGGCTAATTGCATTTAGGGTTAGGGCGAGCAATCCAACTCTTGGTGTTACCTTCAGCGAACCAAGAAGTTTCTCTGTTCGCTAG
- a CDS encoding DUF4031 domain-containing protein → MAILIDSALWRWRDWMWCHMVSDTSIEELKAFAHQLGVPSKGFQGDHVDLPDHMRELAIAQGAREVTSRELVEALYQAGIRLRPSQRAGRPKTVPIHQP, encoded by the coding sequence ATGGCAATACTCATTGACAGCGCGCTTTGGCGTTGGCGCGATTGGATGTGGTGCCACATGGTTAGCGACACTTCGATAGAAGAACTAAAGGCCTTTGCTCATCAATTGGGTGTCCCAAGTAAAGGATTCCAGGGTGATCATGTGGATCTGCCTGACCACATGCGTGAGTTGGCAATTGCCCAAGGCGCACGCGAAGTTACCTCAAGAGAGTTAGTTGAGGCACTATATCAAGCAGGGATTAGATTGCGACCTAGTCAACGCGCAGGCCGCCCGAAGACGGTTCCGATACATCAGCCCTAG